Proteins from a genomic interval of Liolophura sinensis isolate JHLJ2023 chromosome 3, CUHK_Ljap_v2, whole genome shotgun sequence:
- the LOC135463992 gene encoding transcription factor Adf-1-like — MADAEKMDKKEVMILEVAKNTVLFDKSDKAYKETVKKKDIWKAIGEKIGLTGKEVETRWKNVRDGFSKYKRKLKCQSGDAAKPVKEYKYAKALSFLTPYLGDRPTSSNLTEGSDEDPLPPDTFSDEEDDASQISDIQPRHDRPVTPLSTSVASSSQSKRKQRRTQDDLDATLCHYLKKKSRTPEKREEKQDDVDLFLLSMAGTIRKLPARKRTEVKFKIHSVVHQAEMQCCFPEMSTPVDMQPMSELPNLTYTRCMTSPAHDMQPMGSQPTVRSNLESTFQGFQSYSQFLDSQGS; from the exons ATGGCCGATGCCGAGAAGATGGATAAAAAGGAAGTCATGATTTTAGAAGTGGCAAAAAATACGGTTTTGTTCGACAAATCTGATAAAGCTTACAAAGAGACAGTCAAAAAGAAAGATATTTGGAAGGCAATTGGAGAGAAAATTGGACTGACAG gtaaAGAAGTGGAAACTCGTTGGAAGAATGTGCGTGATGGCTTTTCTAAATATAAAAGGAAGCTGAAATGCCAGAGCGGGGATGCAGCTAAACCAGTCAAGGAATACAAGTACGCAAAAGCTCTGTCCTTTCTAACCCCCTACTTGGGTGACAGACCCACCAGCAGCAACTTGACAGAGGGATCAGATGAGGACCCATTGCCACCAGACACCTTCTCTGACGAAGAAGATGATGCAAGTCAAATATCTGACATCCAGCCACGACATGATCGACCAGTTACACCACTGAGCACCAGTGTTGCCTCCTCAAGTCAGTCCAAGCGAAAACAAAGGCGCACTCAGGATGATTTGGACGCCACCTTATGTCACTATTTGAAGAAGAAGTCACGTACTCCTGAGAAAAGAGAGGAAAAGCAAGATGATGTGGATCTGTTCCTTCTGTCAATGGCCGGAACAATCAGAAAGCTCCCTGCACGTAAACGGACCGAGGTTAAGTTTAAAATACATAGCGTCGTACATCAAGCGGAAATGCAGTGCTGCTTCCCTGAAATGTCGACACCAGTTGATATGCAGCCCATGAGTGAACTTCCGAATTTGACCTACACCCGATGCATGACATCTCCTGCGCATGACATGCAGCCAATGGGCAGCCAGCCCACCGTCAGAAGCAACTTGGAATCAACCTTTCAGGGCTTCCAGTCGTACTCCCAGTTTCTGGACTCTCAGGGATCGTGA
- the LOC135463993 gene encoding solute carrier organic anion transporter family member 2A1-like, translated as MDSKMEPVKTTDDSERMVNSTEDTYEDDPVDTRCGIGGCKPRWLQKFATVQGFVGFGALSNLVTFSLRMYLISQVTTLEKRFGFSSSQTGFILSSSQVSFVICILFFSHYGRHSNIPKILSVTASIVGLTGLLFSSAQFLPMEKQSVMAVQNQSLQSKAANVSSGTCEFATKFDSGVNMKSTCDAQADESSYTSTVAMAIFLIAMLIQGAVTAPRAPLGGTYLDDNNPVPVNSGKYVGIMMGILTLAPVLSFGMGAISSGIFHTLEPTELGPRDPRWIGAWWLGFIVLGILSIITASFVYCFPQKLKTHIVKKKEERLGEERKKEGAKSEKPQGWVESVKNNLKGPFFGAFRLLKKPVFLAVALGGTFNTCAFLGSASFATKYIETQFYIPAYKTNLMLGGISLLGSTLGPVCGGFVTSRFKLTTSGNLRVLLVVSVILTALCPVAMFINGKQTTLVRNDLPGMSGQSIASNSSCVGNCLCLNDEFRPVCGSDGLTYYSPCHAGCFSRANRTYSDCACANGTATAGFCAPEDSKVYVLLMYFTLTSFVITFTASPTFMIFVRSVSENDKALALGLSAFMSTLLGHFPGPILYGYIVDTNCILWQGSCSGRGACALYNLAGLRFKIFGTNMVMFVFSGICAFLALMHHQKKLRENPQKAEYKAVNLAPDAEQQL; from the exons ATGGACAGCAAAATGGAGCCGGTCAAAACCACTGACGATTCGGAGAGGATGGTAAATTCGACAGAGGACACCTACGAAGATGACCCCGTGGACACCAGATGTGGAATTGGGGGATGCAAGCCAAGATGGCTGCAGAAATTTGCAACTGTCCAAGGTTTTGTCGGATTCGGTGCTTTGTCCAACCTGGTCACGTTTTCGCTGCGGATGTATCTGATTTCGCAAGTCACTACGTTGGAGAAACGTTTCGGTTTCAGCAGTTCCCAGACTGGTTTCATTCTGAGCTCGTCTCAAGTCTCGTTTGTCATCTGCATCCTGTTTTTCTCACATTATGGGCGTCATTCTAACATCCCTAAAATTCTTTCCGTGACGGCGTCCATTGTCGGTCTCACCGGATTACTTTTTAGCTCCGCTCAGTTCCTACCCATGGAAAAGCAGAGCGTCATGGCGGTGCAGAACCAGAGCCTTCAGTCGAAGGCCGCAAATGTTTCCAGTGGAACTTGCGAATTTGCCACTAAGTTTGACTCTGGCGTGAATATGAAATCTACTTGCGATGCACAGGCTGATGAAAGCTCGTACACTAGTACAGTTGCCATGGCGATATTTCTGATCGCCATGTTAATTCAAGGGGCAGTAACCGCACCGCGTGCTCCGCTGGGTGGCACTTACTTGGACGATAACAACCCCGTTCCAGTAAACAGTGGAAAATATGTCG GCATAATGATGGGGATCCTCACTTTAGCTCCTGTCTTATCATTCGGCATGGGTGCCATCTCCAGCGGTATTTTCCATACCCTCGAAC CGACGGAACTGGGCCCCCGTGACCCCAGATGGATCGGGGCCTGGTGGCTAGGCTTTATCGTGCTCGGGATTCTCTCCATCATCACTGCATCTTTCGTCTACTGTTTCCCACAAAAGCTGAAAACACACATCGTCAAGAAGAAAGAGGAGCGACTGGGCGAGGAAAGGAAGAAAGAGGGTGCAAAGTCTGAGAAACCACAGGGCTGGGTGGAGAGCGTGAAAAACAATCTTAAAG GTCCGTTTTTTGGTGCATTCCGTCTTTTGAAGAAACCTGTTTTCTTGGCCGTCGCCTTGGGAGGCACGTTCAACACATGTGCATTCCTGGGCAGTGCCTCCTTCGCAACCAAGTACATCGAGACACAGTTTTATATTCCGGCTTACAAGACAAATCTTATGCTTG GCGGCATATCTCTACTAGGAAGCACTCTGGGACCTGTCTGCggaggttttgtgacgtcacggTTTAAGTTGACCACGTCAGGGAATCTCCGCGTACTGCTTGTCGTGTCAGTCATTCTGACGGCCTTGTGTCCTGTCGCCATGTTCATCAACGGGAAACAAACGACCCTTGTCCGTAACGACCTGCCGGG GATGTCCGGACAATCAATCGCCTCCAACTCCAGTTGTGTGGGAAACTGCCTGTGCCTAAACGATGAATTCAGACCAGTGTGCGGTTCTGATGGGCTCACGTATTACTCCCCGTGTCATGCAGGATGTTTCTCGCGTGCCAACAGG ACTTACTCTGACTGCGCATGCGCCAACGGAACAGCCACGGCGGGCTTCTGTGCCCCGGAGGATTCGAAGGTGTACGTGCTTCTGATGTACTTCACTCTGACGTCATTTGTCATCACGTTCACAGCCAGTCCCACCTTCATGATATTTGTCAG GAGTGTTTCGGAAAACGATAAGGCTTTAGCGCTGGGGCTTTCGGCTTTCATGTCCACACTTCTAG GTCACTTCCCCGGTCCAATACTCTACGGATACATCGTCGACACAAACTGCATTCTCTGGCAAGGAAGTTGCTCTGGTAGAGGCGCATGCGCTCTGTACAACCTAGCTGGTCTCCGGTTCAAAATATTCGGGACAAATATGGTGATGTTCGTATTCTCGGGAATCTGCGCGTTCCTCGCTTTGATGCATCATCAAAAGAAACTTCGGGAAAATCCACAAAAGGCCGAGTACAAAGCCGTGAACTTGGCACCAGACGCAGAACAACAATTGTGA